A single region of the Vicia villosa cultivar HV-30 ecotype Madison, WI linkage group LG4, Vvil1.0, whole genome shotgun sequence genome encodes:
- the LOC131597206 gene encoding uncharacterized protein LOC131597206, giving the protein MGIKVRKPFCLSFKGVPTPLKMLCDNVSGSLVLSDSLNKLISLVRTKEDEALLNTMIRFYDPLLHCFTYRDFQLVPTLEEVSSILGLPVLDQMPYTGEEETPKLEDVAAALHLPRSEIKKVWVNKGEYTGLPIDFLYNQADILINATSMDALEKVLTCIIYGQVLFPRYDKIVDVIALKIFISNNPVPTLLGDLLHSINHRSSKGKGCILGCAPLLHKWFISHLSRSTIKNEEGLTWAQRIIKLSYDNVIWSQKGFEGSHLFDSCGDFPNVPLLDPTGKKKLFIKAWTKVKKIGVRELGMRNHIPSDLYFKWVYDRVVEHGIPYPSDTPIVPRITPPAVHVEVEPYVPAPNEDLAATIACLRQEKADLEKRLHKVEEEKAIMAANAKERDSMLDYFSRKWKIEDFISPDQIQSWEQEIDRLVQERNKMIKAHKEEIRSLKRKRRLED; this is encoded by the exons atgggaATTAAAGTTCGTAAGCCTTTTTGCCTTAGCTTCAAGGGAGTTCCTACACCTTTGAAGATGCTTTGTGACAATGTTTCAGGTTCCCTCGTGCTTTCCGATTCTCTCAACAAGTTAATCAGCCTGGTACGAACCAAAGAGGATGAAGCACTCCTCAACACCATGATCCGGTTTTATGATCCTCTACtgcattgcttcacttatagggACTTTCAATTGGTTCCTACATTGGAAGAAGTCTCCTCCATTTTAGGATTACCTGTACTCGATCAGATGCCTTACACCGGTGAAGAAGAGACTCCTAAGTTGGAAGATGTTGCTGCTGCGTTGCATTTGCCTCGATCAGAAATCAAGAAGGTTTGGGTGAATAAAGGAGAATATACCGGTTTACCGATTGACTTCTTGTATAATCAAGCTGACATTTTGATCAATGCAACAAGTATGGATGCTCTTGAAAAAGTTCTCACTTGCATAATCTATGGACAAGTGTTGTTCCCTCGTTATGATAAAATTGTGGATGTGATTGCTCTCAAGATCTTCATTAGTAACAATCCGGTTCCTACTTTATTGGGTGACTTGCTGCATTCCATCAATCATCGATCATCTAAGGGCAAGGGTTGTATTCTCGGATGCGCACCAttattgcataagtggtttatttcgcacttatccCGTTCTACAATAAAGAATGAAGAGGGTTTGACTTGGGCTCAAAGAATCATCAAGCTTTCCTACGACAATGTTATTTGGAGTCAAAAGGGGTTTGAAGGATCTCATttgtttgatagttgtggagatttcccgaatgtacctcttcttg ACCCTACTGGAAAAAAGAAGTTGTTCATCAAAGCTTGGACCAAGGTGAAGAAAATAGGAGTAAGAGAATTAGGAATGAGGAATCACATCCCATCAGATCTTTATTTTAaatgggtttatgatcgagtGGTTGAGCATGGCATACCATATCCATCTGATACTCCTATAGTTCCAAGGATTACTCCTCCCGCCGTTCATGTGGAAGTAGAACCCTATGTGCCCGCTCCTaacgaagaccttgctgccaccaTCGCTTGCCTAAGACAAGAAAAAGCTGATTTGGAAAAACGCTTACATAAAGTGGAAGAAGAGAAAGCAATAATGGCGGCCAATGCCAAAGAGCGTGATAGCATGCTTGATTATTTTTCccgcaagtggaagattgaagactttaTCTCTCCCGatcaaatacaatcatgggagcaaGAGATCGATAGACTTGTCCAAGAGAGAAACAAGATGATTAAAGCTCACAAGGAAGAGATTCGAAGTTTGAAGAGAAAGCGCCGACTCGAAGACTGA